The genomic stretch GGTAAATTAAATGTGTGGGATTTAACTAAAAATGGAACAACTCATGTAACACTCCTAACCGGATAGCCATCAACCAAATAGGAGATGTCTCAATTTCAATGCTATAAAGTCCAATGAATTGAAATTCATTCGCACATACTAATCAAAACCAATATTACATACAAAAgcatattattctatttttcatgTCAACAAGACCGTGATTTCTAGATAAATTATAatgcaacaaaataaaaaatatacaaaagttAGATACAGTAATGTCAATGTCTAACATAACAACTCAAATGTTATAAGATAAAATAgtcaaaaaagaaatataaCTCAACATAAATAAGACTAGGAAATGTATCATAATCCTGATAAAAAATATAACGAATTCTAACAAATCACAAAACAATCAAATTAATACACTTTTACATATAATTCAAATAAATCGACCCTGATCGAAACTAGTACAGTAGTACATCgaatttgatgtttttttgCACTGTTAATAAGATAAACTTGCAGAACCACTTAAAATGACAAGAAAAATCATTAATTATTCTAATTATTTGAAACTTTAAAATATTCACTTGAGAGTATagattttatttacaaaaataaaaaaatatctagAGAGTatagaatttatttttaaaaaaatttatttaaaaaaaaaacatctacAGAGAGCTTTGGCAAATTATAGGGGGCGTGAATAAACGGTCTAAATCGTAATATTTGAACCCCTAATGCAATACAACAGTATAACGAATTTGTATTATTTTGGCATTTTCCATTTATGGGCTATGGGCAACTAGACAACGTACGATTTTATTTTCACTGTCTATCCAATTATTTTTCGTCTGGTATCACTTTTTAAATTGGGAAAGGGCAATAATGGTGATTGAtctttagattttttttaaagaatgtgCAAAATGAtcgaaattcaaataaaattgaaaattagtaGAACTTATTTCGAATTTTTTGGTTGGATTTAGATTGCATTTTTggcaaatataaaattttggaTCAATTAATCTAAGAGCTTAAATAACAATCTAATTGTACGCGCATATTAGTATAAGGGTAAAGAGGGAAATAAGAAGATATTATTGGCGGTTAAACCACTTTTTGTTTGCTAAATTGTGGACACTATGTTTATGTAAACATTAAAATTTAGAACTATTTTTATTCATACATTTGGTTAGCTGTGATTCGGTACGGAGTTGGTACATATCACGATTTTTTTTGGAATTGTAAATCACTCGGAGATTTAACTTGATTTACTTggatttattttagtttttcctattttcatcattattttcaTTAATACTCTCCACGTCTCATTAAAGATGACCCATTTCGTTTTGCACACTTGTttaataaaaatcataataaatagttaaagttaaGGAAAAGTAAAGTAGTTGAGAGATTAATGTAGAAGAGAGTCTCTTCcatattattctttctcttaatttactttccctccactttaactatttattataatttttacaaaacacatggGAAAAACGAAAGGGATCATCttaactgggacggagggagtagtacttttATCAAGTTTGACAAGTTTTACATTAGAAAAAGAGTCAAGAATAGGCGAATTAATAGAAGTATTCGGATTTAACGAACTCAAAGTCTAGTAAAGGCAATTTGGCCGAGtcagttagtgaaatgtggtcACTCTCACTCATCTGAGTCAAACCGGAATGAAGAAATGATGTTCCATCGTATCATTCAACATAGTGCCTAGGGATCCTTAAGTTACTCAGTCAAAAACAAACTTACAAAATGCGTGATTTGACTGAGTGGGATTAAATTTCATTTCCACTCAACTGAAAACtacaaaaattcaataaaattataaatagaaaacaacaaaaatttgaaaaaaaaatcttgtTGTAATAATGCATGATTCTTTGATGTGCAACTGATGATGACATGTTTCCTTGATTTTTTCTCGAGTCTCATGAGACAATTTTAATCGTACTCTAGTAATTTTACTATCATATGAGGCTTTGCTGTTAAAATATATAGTTTTGAACACTATAACTCTACTATAAAGTACATTCTCGATATTTACTAAGTGGAAGAAATgaataaaattgtaaatttgtcaaaaatgaATTTggtaaatattagtagtagCAAACAATCCGAAGAGGCGGAAGCTGTCAACATTTTTGAGCCGTAAAATCTATACAGTACATTATTATAGTGGCGTACAGCCAATTAAAAATGGACCACAACAGCCAATCAGAATTCAGTATTTTGATTAAGGCCAATATTTTCAAGTCATTGTCACCCTCGTCTTTTTCTGCCACTAAATACTTGCCCTCAAATTTTTTCGTCGCTAAATAATCCATCCAATGCcatcaaaaatagtaaaataatactcctaatttCCATAAATACAATACATCATAGTATGTTAATTACGGCGAAATGGTTCGATTCAATTGGATCCTTAATCTTCAATTCAGACTCCGGCGtccattttctttttaattaattaatatacatatgttaactaaaattaatttaattattatatttgaactataaattaagaaaatctaatcaaatattaataaaatttatttgaaaattaatattctataatcattttctaattatttattaataaaaataattgggACTGTCCGCCAGTTCAAAGTTTTTTCACCAATTAttattagtaataaataaaagtaaatttgaCCAACTTACCTTCCCCATAATCcaaatattttcaatttcagTTTAGATAAATTTCCCCTAAATatcatactactactactactactactactttattaTAGAAATATTTTATGTCAATCATATCACGATTATCATCATATTATCCTCTAGTCATGTTCCAGTGATATCACAgataaaatataaactaaaaacGTTACATATACTCCAATTTACTCTATAAAAATTGTAATCAATTAATTAGTACTCTCTCCATACACTTCGATAGACTATAAGTATTcagttataatttattttcagtattatcaaaattttatttaaatttttatcatCAGCTTAATtgttactccctctgttccacaGTAAGAGTCACATTTGGTATGAGCACGAgtttaaaaaattgtaaaaaataatgagttagaaaaattagtggaatatgtggtccacttttttatatttattttataataaaatgtgattaatttgagttaatagaatatgagacctacttactatttatgataaaaataaaatatgactcttattatgaaaATGATGGAACAGATGGAGTAGTTATTGAATTTTGTGGACAttagaaaagaataaaaagtaCTAGTACTAAAAAATTTATTCAGTTTGATATGCGACATTTATACAACGGAAAATGCTTAATCGACACGCAGGAAGCAATACCCTGTTCTCCCAAAAAAATCCATGGATATACCGACCAATGCCAAGAATGAAACGACGAAACAACCAAACCaaagtaaataaatactcctactcTACAATAATTAAATTGCTGCAAACCTGAATCTTTCAGAACTCGAGAAGTTtctaagaataaaatataaaccttacttcaaataaataaatcaccTAATTCttcatttctatatttaaaCACAACACAATATTCGTGTGCGATAACTGGCATTTCTCCAACCCCAACCCAAACCAACCCAACCCTCCTATCAATCCAAACTACTTCCTAAAGAAGAAAGCTCCTCCCTCAATTCTCAATTACTGTcggaaaatatatatacaaataatgTAATCCTCTCTGCTTTCCGCACCTCTATACAATTTCGGCACAAATATTCAACAACATACTACTAAAACTAGTcaaatttctccaaattttttttgaaaatttggcAAAATCTTGATAGTAATAATGAAGTCAAGATTCCAAGTGAAGGAGGAGTTTGGGTCATCTGATCCACAGCCGATGGAGGGGCTGCATGAAGCCGGGCCGCCGCCGTTTCTGACCAAGACCTTCGACATGGTTGACGATTCCTCCACGGCAAACATCGTTTCTTGGAGCAGAGGCGGCCACAGCTTTGTTGTTTGGGATCCTAACGCATTCGCATCTTTGCTCTTGCCTGCCTACTTCAAGCACAACAATTTCTCTAGCTTCGTCAGACAGCTCAACACATATGTAAGTTCTTCTTAGTTTTAGTACTAATTAATATGGGAAACAGCCAAATTAaggtaattaatttattttgcattcttgatttaattttatccaaattaattagTGAAATTCCATTCAAAGGAGTGGAATTTGATACATTAGTGGCGCAGGGGTTCAAGAAGATCGATTCCGAGAAATGGGAGTTCGCAAATGAGGAGTTTTTGAGGGGGCAAAGGCATCTTTTGAAGAACATTAGGAGGAAAAAGGCAGAGGCGGTGGAGCTCGGGCAAGACGGCGAGGCTGAGCGGTTGAGGCGAGACAAGCAGGTGCTGACGATGGAGCTGGTGAAGCTGAGGCAGCAGCAGCAGAGCAACAGGTTGTATATTCAACAGATGGAGCAGAGATTGCAAGGAACAGAGAAGAAGCAGCAGCAGATGATGAGATTCCTGTCCAAGGCAATGCAGAATCCTGATTTTATGAATCAGTTGGTGCAGCAGCAGAAGGACAAGTGGAAGGATCCTGACCAGGATGTCTCCAATAAGCGGTCGAGGCTTATTGAGGACAATGCTGGGATAGGGACGAGTCGAAGTGACAAAGGGCTGAACAACAATGTTAAGGTTGAGGCTGATGATTTTGGTGGATTTGAGATGTCCGAGCTCGAGACACTTGCCCTGCAAATGCAGCATTTGGGGAAGGCGAAACTGGCGAGCGATGGCGAGGGTTCGAATTTCGAGAAGCTCGCGAGTTACGATAGGGAGCTGGACGAGGGATTTTGGGTGGATTTGCTTAATCAGGGATTTGATGAGGATGAAGATGGATGAGATGTAATTGTAGTGCTGTGTTGTGGCTCATTAGGTATAAAATTTTTGAAGGAAATTCTGTAGTGATTATGGTTAGTtattgatagaaatccatgggttccatcctaaaaccaattggtgataggaggagggccCATgggacttatatactagtttcagtttttctaatcgattggacaatcggcccaattttttttggatcggttggaccacttggcccaaatttttaagtccagatatactgctgggtcagtcattttttcggtttcggcccagatatactgctgggtcagttaaatttgacccacagtcggcgacccgctctgataccatgatagaaatccatgggttccatcctaaaaccaattggtgataggaggagggcccatgagacttatatactagtttcagttttatcttgacaccgatgtgggacagttatatgttatatttttagtttcaattgccaacagttATAACTATTTCTCTTGATTGTTGAATCGTTGATGTTGTTATTGATATGATGTTGCATGTCGTATTATTGTACGTACACTGTTTAGTACCAATATTGTTTCTTCTTTCTTTGGTAACCTTTGTTTTACATAGTATTAATAAAATCTTGACAAAAGTGTTATGGTTGTTTTCAATATtaataaacataattatttccttttattaTGAGACtgacatttttcataaaaaaaaattgaaactccAACCCTAAGGATCCCACATATAGAAACTGATATTTTTAAGTGAGAGAAAATAAGTACTTGAAGTTGGATCTATTTACAAAAAATAGGTCAGCTCTAAATAAGTACGAAGTACTTGAATTTGGATCTATTTACCAAAAATGGGTCAGCCATACTTGAACGATGACCCTCAGTATTCAGATTTTGGATTAGCTCATTAGGCTAATCAGATtaaaagataataataaaattaatttatatttgaaattattaaggattctatattaatatatatatataaaaccaaaaaaatataaaccaCAAAATTTGGTCAGTTCTATAATATTTGAAGAaagaatattttaaatattagtatattatttCTCAATTATCACATCCATGTATAAAACAACATATCTGGCAATGTTCCAAACggaattatttaataaaaataaaaatatataaaaaatactacaGTATTACTTATTTTAATGAAACGATGTCATTTTGAGGAACACCAAATGATATTGTTTTGTATACAAATAAG from Salvia splendens isolate huo1 chromosome 4, SspV2, whole genome shotgun sequence encodes the following:
- the LOC121801427 gene encoding heat stress transcription factor A-7a-like; this translates as MKSRFQVKEEFGSSDPQPMEGLHEAGPPPFLTKTFDMVDDSSTANIVSWSRGGHSFVVWDPNAFASLLLPAYFKHNNFSSFVRQLNTYGFKKIDSEKWEFANEEFLRGQRHLLKNIRRKKAEAVELGQDGEAERLRRDKQVLTMELVKLRQQQQSNRLYIQQMEQRLQGTEKKQQQMMRFLSKAMQNPDFMNQLVQQQKDKWKDPDQDVSNKRSRLIEDNAGIGTSRSDKGLNNNVKVEADDFGGFEMSELETLALQMQHLGKAKLASDGEGSNFEKLASYDRELDEGFWVDLLNQGFDEDEDG